Proteins encoded within one genomic window of Fusarium musae strain F31 chromosome 4, whole genome shotgun sequence:
- a CDS encoding hypothetical protein (EggNog:ENOG41), with the protein MSVKGRVAIVTGAGGGLGREYALLLGKLGAKVVVNDYGGTLEGQAGTITRAQSVVDEIKAAGGSAIADGHDVSIQTQAQAIVAKCLAEYGRVDILVNNAGISGKPSSHAALDAPAFMRVIEIGVLGTQLMTSAVWSTMEKQGYGRIVNVSSDAIIGFGAGGDCAYSASKGAVYAITQDLGRFAPSCGIKLNAILPSGASRMGDLSEASKMITQTYFETRKCAPLLVALCADECPVSGVCIATGAGRAARVALATFPGHTNETTAEGFLENWTKVMGDEKDVYIPKDTLDHVRYGVRLASGLEVPELPSLGIIPSTSK; encoded by the coding sequence ATGTCCGTCAAAGGTCGTGTTGCCATCGTCACTGGTGCAGGAGGAGGTCTTGGACGTGAATATGCCCTCTTGCTCGGAAAGCTAGGAGCCAAAGTGGTAGTGAACGATTACGGCGGTACCCTCGAAGGCCAAGCTGGAACCATTACAAGAGCCCAGTCAGTGGTAGATGAGATCAAAGCGGCTGGCGGCAGTGCCATTGCCGACGGGCACGACGTTTCTATTCAAACACAAGCTCAAGCCATCGTCGCCAAATGCCTCGCTGAGTACGGCCGTGTTGACATCCTCGTCAATAATGCCGGTATTTCTGGGAAGCCGAGCTCTCACGCAGCGCTCGATGCACCGGCGTTCATGAGGGTCATTGAAATTGGCGTCCTAGGAACGCAGCTCATGACAAGTGCTGTTTGGTCTACGATGGAGAAGCAAGGATACGGTCGCATCGTCAATGTATCGTCAGATGCCATCATTGGATTCGGTGCGGGTGGCGACTGCGCGTATTCAGCTTCCAAGGGCGCAGTGTATGCCATCACGCAAGATCTTGGACGCTTTGCCCCGTCATGCGGAATTAAGCTCAACGCCATATTGCCTTCGGGCGCATCACGAATGGGAGATCTCTCAGAGGCTTCAAAGATGATCACTCAGACATACTTCGAAACCAGAAAATGTGCGCCGTTACTTGTTGCCTTGTGTGCTGATGAGTGCCCGGTATCTGGGGTGTGTATCGCTACGGGTGCTGGAAGAGCTGCTCGTGTTGCACTGGCGACGTTCCCTGGACATACGAATGAAACGACAGCAGAGGGATTTCTGGAGAATTGGACTAAGGTTATgggtgatgagaaggatgtttACATTCCCAAGGATACTTTAGATCATGTACGGTACGGAGTTCGCTTGGCGTCTGGACTAGAGGTGCCTGAATTGCCATCATTGGGCATTATACCAAGTACTAGCAAATAA